One part of the Xylocopa sonorina isolate GNS202 chromosome 10, iyXylSono1_principal, whole genome shotgun sequence genome encodes these proteins:
- the LOC143428081 gene encoding hypertrehalosaemic prohormone, translated as MCRKIRLGFLAIILLLWLALDFGAEAQLNFSTGWGKRSQRIGVVDWGGARTECSLQARPSMEQLLTFYNLIQAEARRMLDCRKLNE; from the exons AT GTGTCGTAAAATTCGACTTGGCTTCCTCGCAATAATTCTGCTGTTATGGTTGGCCTTGGACTTTGGCGCTGAAGCACAGTTAAACTTCTCAACCGGTTGGGGGAAGCGTAGCCAAAGGATAGGCGTCGTGGATTGGGGTGGCGCCAGAACCGAGTGCTCCTTGCAAGCTAGACCTTCGATGGAACAGCTGCTGACCTTTTACAATTTGATACAG GCGGAGGCGCGAAGGATGCTGGACTGTCGGAAGTTAAACGAATGA
- the LOC143427941 gene encoding stAR-related lipid transfer protein 7, mitochondrial isoform X1 → MFALRQICGSLLKEHQAEGKPAMYVVQCSGLLTKQFGTSYVRNGTRLASSFGQHGRCGKFREYRKKVALWLKQQSGQVAEACARQFEFIAAQRVRRSLQLFHLYTRIWDEVALKEFIRTWRNHTLRNAKHFLMSSIGVTMYNWDSEKISEDELNSYKQEIEGIYRLKASTVICEKCHQRIVIDTRQPGINYCTCHGDKFSASSNEGTDGWKPYIERQDMLIWRREEPNSGGLFAYKVYGTFSDVTAEDFLQTQIDVDYRKKWDPTARDLQIIDTDPKTEKSVDDRTDIIYWETIWPRLFANRDYVYQRRWLVDKEKRLIIIISRVTEHPSAPTKPGIYRVTTYWSYMVIRPYTEFHQPGIEFGLTYFDDPGVNIPSAVTSWVAMSGLPDFLIRMRKASKNYQSYKLMRENVNASSTHCVSSNDEDISEDKVENDNSQMDKQSETEIKKDTEESNRIKQIETTTFAETKENDVSDEDRENMENSTDEGRGLLRYFLLTKLFV, encoded by the exons ATGTTTGCACTTCGTCAAATTTGTGGGAGCCTATTAAAAGAGCATCAAGCGGAAGGAAAGCCGGCGATGTACGTGGTTCAATGCTCTGGTTTGTTAACTAAGCAGTTCGGCACGAGCTACGTTCGGAATGGGACCAGGTTAGCCTCTTCTTTTGGACAGCATGGGAGGTGTGGAAAATTCCGCGAGTACCGCAAGAAAGTAGCGCTTTGGTTGAAGCAGCAGAGCGGCCAGGTAGCCGAAGCTTGCGCTAGACAGTTTGAATTCATTGCCGCACAGCGTGTCAGAAGAAGCTTGCAGTTATTTCACTTGTATACAAGAATATGGGACGAGGTTGCGCTTAAGGAGTTCATAAGAACGTGGAGGAATCATACGTTGCGAAACGCCAAACATTTTCTGATGAGTAGCATCGGCGTAACAATGTACAATTGGGACAGTGAAAAGATAAGCGAAGACGAATTGAACAG TTATAAACAGGAAATTGAAGGAATTTACAGGTTGAAAGCCTCCACAGTTATTTGCGAAAAGTGCCATCAAAGAATTGTTATAGATACTAGACAACCCGGTATTAACTATTGCACATGTCATGGTGATAAATTCAGCGCCAGTTCCAACGAAGGTA CCGATGGGTGGAAACCGTACATAGAACGACAGGATATGCTTATTTGGAGAAGGGAGGAACCAAATTCTGGAGGGTTATTCGCGTATAAAGTCTATGGTACATTCTCGGACGTTACCGCTGAGGACTTTTTGCAAACACAAATTGACGTCGACTATAGAAAAAAATGGGATCCAACAGCTCGAGACTTACAAATTATAGATACCGATCCAAAAACGGAAAAGTCTGTTGATGACAGGACCGATATTATATATTGGGAGACGATATGGCCG AGACTGTTCGCAAACAGAGACTACGTGTATCAACGGCGATGGCTTGTGGACAAAGAGAAACGATTGATCATAATTATAAGTAGAGTAACCGAACATCCAAGTGCGCCTACAAAACCAGGAATATACAG AGTCACAACGTATTGGTCGTACATGGTGATTAGGCCTTACACTGAATTCCATCAGCCAGGCATTGAATTTGGACTGACATACTTTGACGATCCTGGTGTAAATATTCCATCTGCAGTTACATCATGGGTTGCAATGTCAG gtCTCCCAGATTTTCTAATTCGTATGAGAAAAGCATCAAAGAATTATCAAAGTTACAAGCTTATGcgagaaaatgtaaatgcctccaGTACTCACTGTGTATCGTCAAATGACGAGGACATTTCTGAGGACAAAGTTGAAAATGATAATTCACAAATGGATAAACAGAGCGAGACAGAAATAAAAAAAGATACGGAGGAGTCTAATCGCATTAAACAAATTGAAACTACAACGTTCGCAGAAACTAAAGAAAACGATGTCAGTGACGAAGATAGAGAGAATATGGAAAACTCAACTGACGAAGGCAGGGGTTTATTACGTTATTTTTTGCTTACAAAATTATTTGTCTGA
- the Shg gene encoding DE-cadherin, whose amino-acid sequence MSRQQTGRHIVRAWARPRHLLLSFLLVCGTLVDATRLRHSRHLDARSLFSIEEELAMQVNENHNHKPVFSNCSNYAPVVKEEEPVGTVVIQVHAEDRDLPNDGGTITYSFVTAPGEKLKFEINSKNGSIRTTQVLDRDEPAREKEAYLTVLATDNGRPQLDDVCTFKVTIEDVNDNAPVFDKVAYTESVPQDLPLGREVMRVSATDIDDGNNSVVYYSLLPKKPEEGVYFRIDHNTGVIFLNKLIDRNPDYKFSMTATAQDQGEDPKSNMIDLDIRVVESHKKAPSFELRPSAPIQLYENFSDFDTSIVRLKAFSHAGDNSGVLFELVPGRTEQTNKGNTFRLESNKDVAEIKLSQHLDYESNTVYTLIVRVQNKFQLAAETVIDIDVLDVNDNIPVFREMKKGSVLENEPPGVPVMQVRAIDADGTSAHNQVTYELDNFRDLFAIDKYTGNITTLTKFDREKEDTYNVKVIAVDNSPSALFKTGEHNKGQQVFRIEIADKNDNAPHFTQPIYTANSILESANINAPVTEVKAVDSDTASPVTYSIISGNTDDSFYIEGTTGKIRVKKPLDYEKITEYNLTVRAFDGVYNDTAQVKIFIENINDNPPVFKEFNKNPTIEEEKLVEGCITTVVAYDPDIKDRNADQHIAYGIVKEDQIPLIGINKTGCMTLKKPLDRDAPYGYSTWTVIVMARDEDGSPTALRELVMVNITLIDINDNAPFLDMPYPVIWDENKPPGKIIELKARDLDSDENGPPFHFRIDENTADDEILMKFAIQNADLFARVTFDREERKSYDIPIAITDSGTPPMTGTSTLTVIIGDENDNPMSEGSSSIFVYNYKGEAPETDIGRVYVNDPDDWDLPDKHFAWASTHEGFELDSATGMIRLLPVITNGTFVLKFIVSEQGKYIARHEVNAYVNVTVKELPEEPVAKSGSVRFFGMTAEEFVVPDESGISKKEIFQERVANMLNTSVENVDVFTVLHSPHHNNRSLLDVRFSAHGSPYYAPEKLNTILAQHSKEIEQELKTDILLVNIDECLFEKLHCNNTCRSYLNASTIPYPVYTNTSTFVGVRAVVDPQCTCHVAEPLVCLNGGTPLAERCECPPGLEGSRCELLGIGFHGNGWAVMPPPGQACDDSHVGLEITPHVDHGLVFYFGPMTYSPKIGIQDFMALEVRDSFAVLYMDYGAGTVRLQQNKIKLTDGKSHRIDIYFTKNVIEMKVDNCGTSECMTLTPPIGPNEFLNVNGPMQVGGTLTNLAQLASQLGWDFRPTDKGFDGCIRNMTFNGNTYNLGMPSLSRNADPGCDHGMAKAVSFGIDTNFLVAILVCFAILLILLLAVVVHRRKTDDLYKDMDDIRENIINYEDEGGGEVDTGYDLNILRTIYDAPPIDSKMQPVGLQSRGADDVPDICGFLDGKKESCDKDPDTNPFDDVRHYAYEGEGNSEGSLSSLASCTDDGDLKFNYLSNFGPRFRKLADMYGEEPSDEESDGVGERESESWC is encoded by the exons TCGACGCGACGAGGTTGAGGCATTCGAGACACTTGGACGCGAGATCGCTGTTCTCGATCGAAGAGGAATTAGCG ATGCAGGTGAACGAGAACCATAATCACAAACCGGTGTTTTCGAATTGCTCGAATTACGCGCCGGTGGTGAAGGAGGAGGAACCAGTGGGCACCGTGGTGATTCAAGTACACGCCGAGGACAGAGACCTTCCGAACGACGGAG GTACGATCACGTACAGCTTCGTAACAGCCCCAGGCGAGAAGCTGAAGTTCGAAATCAACAGCAAAAACGGGTCAATCAGAACTACGCAAGTATTGGACAGGGACGAGCCTGCTCGAGAGAAAGAAGCCTACCTGACTGTCCTCGCAACCGACAACGGGAGGCCGCAACTCGACGATGTGTGCACGTTCAAGGTTACCATCGAGGACGTGAACGATAACGCGCCCGTCTTCGACAAAGTG GCGTACACCGAGTCAGTGCCGCAAGATTTACCTCTGGGTCGCGAGGTGATGAGGGTCTCCGCCACTGACATCGACGATGGCAACAACTCCGTCGTCTACTACAGCCTGCTGCCGAAGAAGCCCGAGGAAGGCGTATACTTTCGAATAGATCACAACACTGGTGTCATATTTCTCAACAAACTTATAGAT AGGAATCCGGATTACAAGTTCAGCATGACCGCGACCGCACAGGATCAGGGCGAGGATCCGAAATCGAACATGATCGATCTAGACATTCGCGTCGTGGAGTCGCATAAGAAGGCTCCATCATTCGAGCTGCGACCTTCCGCGCCGATTCAACTTTACGAGAATTTCAGCGACTTCGACACGAGCATCGTGCGGCTAAAAGCCTTCTCGCACGCTGGTGACAACTCCGGTGTCCTGTTCGAGTTGGTCCCCGGCAGGACCGAGCAAACTAACAAAGGAAACACGTTCAG ATTGGAGTCGAACAAAGACGTAGCCGAGATCAAGCTATCTCAACACCTCGATTATGAGAGTAATACCGTGTACACGTTAATCGTGCGTGTACAAAATAAGTTCCAATTAGCTGCGGAGACTGTGATTGACATTGATGTGTTGGATGTGAACGATAACATTCCTGTATTCCGCGAGATGAAAAAGGGCAGCGTGCTCGAGAACGAACCACCGGGAGTACCCGTTATGCAAGTGCGGGCGATCGACGCAGACGGGACTTCTGCTCACAATCAG GTCACGTACGAGCTGGATAACTTTCGGGATCTGTTTGCCATTGACAAGTACACGGGCAATATTACCACTCTGACCAAGTTCGATAGGGAGAAAGAGGACACGTATAACGTGAAGGTGATCGCCGTGGACAACTCTCCAAGCGCCCTGTTCAAGACTGGCGAACACAACAAAGGGCAGCAAGTGTTTCGAATCGAAATCGCGGACAAAAACGATAACGCCCCGCACTTCACGCAGCCCATTTATACCGCAAACTCGATCCTGGAGAGCGCCAATATAAACGCCCCAGTCACCGAAGTAAAAGCCGTCGACTCGGATACCGCCAGTCCAGTAACCTATAGTATCATATCTGGCAACACGGATGACAGCTTTTATATCGAGGGAACCACTGGAAAGATTCGTGTGAAGAAGCCTCTAGATTACGAGAAGATCACAGAGTACAACTTGACCGTGAGAGCATTCGATGGCGTGTACAATGACACGGCCCAAGTGAAGATCTTCATCGAGAATATTAACGACAATCCACCGGTTTTCAAGGAGTTCAACAAGAATCCTACCATCGAAGAGGAGAAGCTGGTCGAAG GTTGCATTACCACCGTGGTTGCGTATGATCCCGACATAAAGGATAGAAACGCTGATCAACATATCGCATACGGAATCGTGAAAGAGGATCAGATACCTCTGATTGGCATCAACAAAACGGGTTGTATGACCCTAAAGAAACCTCTTGATCGGGATGCTCCCTATGGATATTCCACGTGGACC GTGATCGTGATGGCGCGTGACGAAGACGGATCTCCTACTGCGCTACGAGAACTGGTGATGGTAAACATTACATTGATCGATATAAATGACAACGCGCCGTTTCTAGATATGCCCTATCCTGTAATCTGGGACGAGAACAAACCACCGGGGAAGATCATAGAGTTAAAAGCTCGCGATTTAGATTCGGACGAAAATGGACCCCCGTTTCACTTCAGGATCGACGAGAATACCGCCGATGACGAGATTCTAATGAAATTCGCGATCCAGAACGCCGACTTGTTTGCGCGCGTTACGTTTGATCGCGAGGAACGCAAAAGCTACGACATCCCCATTGCGATCACGGACAGTGGTACACCACCGATGACCGGGACGTCGACATTGACTGTAATCATTGGCGACGAAAACGATAATCCAATGTCCGAGGGCTCGAGCTCGATATTCGTTTACAATTACAAGGGTGAAGCGCCGGAGACGGATATTGGTCGCGTGTATGTGAACGATCCGGATGACTGGGACTTGCCGGACAAGCACTTTGCTTGGGCCTCGACGCACGAAGGATTCGAGTTGGATTCAGCCACCGGAATGATAAGGCTGTTGCCTGTCATTACGAACGGTACGTTCGTACTGAAATTCATCGTCAGCGAACAGGGTAAATACATTGCGCGTCACGAGGTGAACGCATACGTAAACGTAACCGTGAAAGAGCTGCCAGAGGAGCCCGTGGCGAAGTCGggttccgtacgatttttcggGATGACCGCGGAGGAGTTCGTTGTGCCGGACGAAAGTGGTATCAGTAAGAAGGAGATATTTCAAGAGAGAGTCGCGAACATGCTGAACACGTCCGTCGAGAACGTAGACGTGTTCACTGTTCTCCACTCGCCGCATCATAATAATAGGAGCTTGCTCGATGTACGATTTTCCGCGCACGGAAGCCCCTATTACGCTCCTGAAAAATTGAACACTATACTAGCGCAACACTCTAAGGAGATCGAGCAGGAGCTAAAGACTGACATTTTACTTGTGAATATTGACGAATGCCTGTTCGAGAAGCTCCACTGCAATAATACTTGTCGTAGTTATTTGAACGCCAGCACTATCCCATATCCTGTGTATACGAATACGAGCACGTTCGTTGGTGTGCGAGCTGTTGTGGATCCGCAGTGCACCTGCCACGTTGCTGAGCCATTAGTCTGCCTGAACGGAGGCACACCGTTGGCAGAACGGTGCGAATGCCCTCCTGGTTTGGAGGGCTCGAGATGCGAGCTTCTTGGTATTGGATTTCACGGTAACGGCTGGGCAGTGATGCCTCCGCCTGGCCAAGCTTGTGACGACTCTCACGTAG GTCTCGAGATAACGCCTCACGTAGACCACGGTTTGGTCTTTTATTTTGGCCCAATGACATACAGCCCGAAGATCGGTATTCAAGACTTCATGGCTTTGGAAGTTCGAGATTCATTCGCTGTTCTGTATATGGATTATGGAGCTGGCACCGTGCGGCTCCAGCAAAATAAGATCAAGCTCACTGATGGCAAAAGCCACAGAATAGACATTTATTTTACAAAAAAT GTGATCGAAATGAAGGTAGACAATTGCGGTACCTCGGAGTGCATGACTCTAACGCCGCCAATAGGTCCGAACGAGTTTCTGAATGTGAACGGCCCGATGCAGGTCGGCGGAACTCTGACCAATCTTGCGCAGCTTGCCTCACAATTGGGTTGGGACTTTAGGCCAACCGATAAGGGATTCGATGGTTGCATACGCAACATGACCTTCAATGGAAAT ACGTACAACCTGGGGATGCCCTCGTTGTCTAGAAACGCCGATCCCGGTTGTGACCACGGAATGGCCAAGGCCGTTTCCTTTGGTATCGACACCAATTTTCTCGTTGCGATTTTAGTTTGCTTCGCAATACTGTTGATACTGTTGCTGGCGGTGGTCGTGCACAGGCGGAAAACCGATGATCTCTATAAAGATATGGACGATATAAGGGAGAACATAATCAATTACGAGGACGAGGGTGGTGGCGAAGTCGACACCGGCTATGACTTAAACATTCTGCGAACTATTTACGACGCTCCGCCAATCGATTCGAAGATGCAACCCGTTGGCTTGCAATCTAGAG GTGCTGACGATGTACCAGACATTTGCGGCTTCCTAGACGGCAAGAAGGAGAGCTGTGACAAGGATCCAGACACAAATCCATTCGACGACGTGAGGCACTACGCGTACGAAGGCGAAGGCAACTCTGAGGGTTCTTTGTCTTCTTTGGCGTCGT GTACCGACGACGGAGATCTCAAGTTCAATTACTTGTCGAATTTTGGACCGAGGTTCCGGAAATTGGCAGACATGTACGGGGAGGAGCCGAGTGACGAGGAAAGCGATGGCGTTGGGGAACGAGAGAGCGAGAGTTGGTGTTGA
- the LOC143427942 gene encoding DNA-directed primase/polymerase protein, with amino-acid sequence MYRVDVKTFYGNETIAKQEAEVKEASNKAHWVKEFRRMPSNILGPREFWMEFEKQAEALDTAFKESDDFDTLCTFVYQRDNGYRKFVVAHPERYWWYYEHRSAEKRCSYEIIPENCPCRLYLDLEYSIELNPLNDGSSMTSTLIDVFCAYLLSRWGIPCNKYSVINLDSSTDEKFSRHLIFNVKDVAFKNNYHVGSLVKSVCKDILNYLISPEEAQCNILSRFDRVKLERLVVETRKGKRLFIDTAVYTKNRHFRIYKSTKWGKQSNLILSSDCKYIPSNSNNDKELSLFLDSLVSYFVMRKDLILLECSDSGAVDTKRFKGEIRYSYCENNKNYSKYPILDKYIRTLIDPGKIRLCKYFEAVKILVYETLGYRYCENIGRCHKSNNVFLVVDLRNKTVYQKCHDEDCFGFKSTPRQLPVEICFQMDEENDVLLSCSVVTEDTA; translated from the exons ATGTACAGAGTCGACGTGAAGACTTTTTATGGCAACGAAACGATCGCGAAACAAGAGGCTGAAGTGAAAGAAGCAAGTAATAAAGCGCATTGGGTGAAAGAGTTTCGAAGGATGCCGTCAAATATTTTAGGCCCCCGTGAATTTTGGATGGAATTCGAGAAACAAGCCGAGGCGCTCGACACCGCTTTTAAAGAAAGCGACGATTTCGACACGCTTTGCACTTTTGTTTATCAGAGAGACAACGGTTATCGTAAATTTGTAGTAGCTCATCCCGAGAGATATTGGTGGTATTACGAGCATCGATCGGCAGAAAAAAGATGCTCTTACGAG ATTATTCCAGAGAATTGCCCGTGTCGGTTGTATTTGGATTTAGAATATTCGATCGAATTAAACCCTCTGAACGACGGCTCGTCCATGACAAGTACCCTGATCGACGTTTTCTGTGCCTATTTGCTCTCTCGTTGGGGCATACCGTGTAATAAATACAGTGTGATCAACTTGGACTCGAGCACCGATGAAAAATTCAGCAGGCATCTTATATTTAACGTGAAAGATGTTgcttttaaaaataattaccaCGTCGGTAGTTTGGTCAAGTCCGTGTGCAAGGATATCTTAAATTATTTGATTTCGCCCGAGGAAGCACAGTGTAACATTTTAAGTCGCTTTGATCGAGTGAAACTCGAACGACTGGTCGTCGAGACAAGAAAAGGCAAACGGTTGTTCATTGATACTGCAGTTTACACTAAAAATAGGCATTTTAGGATATACAAATCCACCAAGTGGGGAAAACAATCGAATTTGATACTCTCCAGCGATTGTAAATATATACCTTCCAATTCGAATAACGATAAAGAATTGAGCTTGTTTCTAGATTCATTGGTATCGTATTTTGTTATGAGAAAAGATCTAATATTACTTGAGTGTTCCGATAGCGGCGCTGTGGACACAAAACGTTTCAAAGGCGAGATACGATATAGTTATTGCGAAAACAATAAAAATTATTCGAAATATCCAATATTGGATAAATACATTCGTACTTTAATAGATCCTGGAAAAATACGCTTATGTAAATACTTCGAGGCTGTAAAAATATTAGTATATGAAACTTTAGGATATAG ATACTGTGAAAATATTGGCAGGTGCCACAAAAGTAACAATGTCTTCCTGGTCGTGGATCTAAGGAATAAAACAGTATACCAAAAATGTCACGACGAAGATTGTTTCGGTTTTAAATCCACTCCACGACAGCTGCCAGTGGAAATCTGTTTCCAAATGGATGAAGAAAATGATGTACTTTTGAGCTGCTCTGTTGTAACAGAAGACACAGCATGA
- the LOC143427941 gene encoding stAR-related lipid transfer protein 7, mitochondrial isoform X2, producing the protein MFALRQICGSLLKEHQAEGKPAMYVVQCSGLLTKQFGTSYVRNGTRLASSFGQHGRCGKFREYRKKVALWLKQQSGQVAEACARQFEFIAAQRVRRSLQLFHLYTRIWDEVALKEFIRTWRNHTLRNAKHFLMSSIGVTMYNWDSEKISEDELNSYKQEIEGIYRLKASTVICEKCHQRIVIDTRQPGINYCTCHGDKFSASSNEGTDGWKPYIERQDMLIWRREEPNSGGLFAYKVYGTFSDVTAEDFLQTQIDVDYRKKWDPTARDLQIIDTDPKTEKSVDDRTDIIYWETIWPRLFANRDYVYQRRWLVDKEKRLIIIISRVTEHPSAPTKPGIYRPYTEFHQPGIEFGLTYFDDPGVNIPSAVTSWVAMSGLPDFLIRMRKASKNYQSYKLMRENVNASSTHCVSSNDEDISEDKVENDNSQMDKQSETEIKKDTEESNRIKQIETTTFAETKENDVSDEDRENMENSTDEGRGLLRYFLLTKLFV; encoded by the exons ATGTTTGCACTTCGTCAAATTTGTGGGAGCCTATTAAAAGAGCATCAAGCGGAAGGAAAGCCGGCGATGTACGTGGTTCAATGCTCTGGTTTGTTAACTAAGCAGTTCGGCACGAGCTACGTTCGGAATGGGACCAGGTTAGCCTCTTCTTTTGGACAGCATGGGAGGTGTGGAAAATTCCGCGAGTACCGCAAGAAAGTAGCGCTTTGGTTGAAGCAGCAGAGCGGCCAGGTAGCCGAAGCTTGCGCTAGACAGTTTGAATTCATTGCCGCACAGCGTGTCAGAAGAAGCTTGCAGTTATTTCACTTGTATACAAGAATATGGGACGAGGTTGCGCTTAAGGAGTTCATAAGAACGTGGAGGAATCATACGTTGCGAAACGCCAAACATTTTCTGATGAGTAGCATCGGCGTAACAATGTACAATTGGGACAGTGAAAAGATAAGCGAAGACGAATTGAACAG TTATAAACAGGAAATTGAAGGAATTTACAGGTTGAAAGCCTCCACAGTTATTTGCGAAAAGTGCCATCAAAGAATTGTTATAGATACTAGACAACCCGGTATTAACTATTGCACATGTCATGGTGATAAATTCAGCGCCAGTTCCAACGAAGGTA CCGATGGGTGGAAACCGTACATAGAACGACAGGATATGCTTATTTGGAGAAGGGAGGAACCAAATTCTGGAGGGTTATTCGCGTATAAAGTCTATGGTACATTCTCGGACGTTACCGCTGAGGACTTTTTGCAAACACAAATTGACGTCGACTATAGAAAAAAATGGGATCCAACAGCTCGAGACTTACAAATTATAGATACCGATCCAAAAACGGAAAAGTCTGTTGATGACAGGACCGATATTATATATTGGGAGACGATATGGCCG AGACTGTTCGCAAACAGAGACTACGTGTATCAACGGCGATGGCTTGTGGACAAAGAGAAACGATTGATCATAATTATAAGTAGAGTAACCGAACATCCAAGTGCGCCTACAAAACCAGGAATATACAG GCCTTACACTGAATTCCATCAGCCAGGCATTGAATTTGGACTGACATACTTTGACGATCCTGGTGTAAATATTCCATCTGCAGTTACATCATGGGTTGCAATGTCAG gtCTCCCAGATTTTCTAATTCGTATGAGAAAAGCATCAAAGAATTATCAAAGTTACAAGCTTATGcgagaaaatgtaaatgcctccaGTACTCACTGTGTATCGTCAAATGACGAGGACATTTCTGAGGACAAAGTTGAAAATGATAATTCACAAATGGATAAACAGAGCGAGACAGAAATAAAAAAAGATACGGAGGAGTCTAATCGCATTAAACAAATTGAAACTACAACGTTCGCAGAAACTAAAGAAAACGATGTCAGTGACGAAGATAGAGAGAATATGGAAAACTCAACTGACGAAGGCAGGGGTTTATTACGTTATTTTTTGCTTACAAAATTATTTGTCTGA